One stretch of Pseudomonas fragi DNA includes these proteins:
- a CDS encoding MarR family transcriptional regulator, with product MPLTDQHRFGMQLAQMSRGWRAELDRRLAGLGLSQARWLVLLHLARFDEAPTQRELAQSVGVEGPTLARLLDSLEAQGLVQRHSVVEDRRAKKIVLSDSARPLIEQIEAIATALRQELFVGIDEEEARICLRVHKRILDNLEKN from the coding sequence ATGCCGTTAACCGATCAACACCGTTTTGGTATGCAACTGGCGCAAATGTCGCGTGGCTGGCGTGCCGAGCTGGATCGTCGTCTTGCGGGTCTGGGGTTGTCCCAGGCGCGCTGGCTGGTGCTGTTGCATCTGGCCCGTTTTGACGAAGCGCCCACACAGCGCGAACTGGCGCAAAGCGTTGGCGTTGAAGGTCCGACCCTGGCCCGCCTGCTCGACAGCCTTGAGGCTCAGGGCCTGGTGCAGCGTCATTCGGTGGTCGAAGACCGGCGCGCCAAAAAGATCGTGCTGAGTGATTCTGCCCGCCCCCTGATTGAACAGATCGAAGCCATTGCCACCGCGTTGCGCCAGGAGTTGTTCGTGGGCATCGACGAAGAAGAAGCGCGCATCTGCCTGCGGGTGCACAAGCGCATTCTGGATAACCTCGAAAAGAACTGA